One window of Anaerolineales bacterium genomic DNA carries:
- a CDS encoding DUF1156 domain-containing protein: MSNGKQAKGQNEARDFRRFIEESFPVKEVGEASAYEKNIRQGHISTLHIWWARRPLAASRATAYAALTPAPKDAEEWQKKRDFIVQLSQWENSNNQSLLERARREILEANGGVPPKVLDPFSGGGSYPLEALRLGCESYANDYNPVAVLVEKATMEYPQKFGRPFEGMPDWAKPDLTPSPSPEKRGEKGKGKKKQEEQPALFDPTIGSESTDFNPLLNAVRYWGKHVLEEAYKELEEFYPSDPDGSLPVGYIWARTIPCQNPSCGKEIPLMRGFWLAKGTRNIALYPEVVKGDLKFRVVGDDYDKMPKDFNPENGTVNRAVATCLHCGAVVDGETTRKLFQDKKSGQRLIAVALIKRKTKGKIYRIATNKDIDIFHKAEQVLKQKREKLMPEWGMDPIPDEPMNTKDPNTVAGRGYGYTRWEELFNSRQKLSLITFIEKVRQIAVHQIDNQNPEFFKAVATYLAFGIDRLADFGSTLCLWNYTGGRGVKGTFARQALPMVWDYAEANPFNPEAAGWETAIEKNNDWIAHASLTSNKPVISTQSSAVSLPYEENYFDAILTDPPYYDNINYAELSDFFYVWLKRSIGFLYPELFSTPLVPKQGEIVANAIRQGGQEKATQFFDEMLKKAFQETYRVLKPNGIAVIVYAHKSTKGWEVLVDSLLDSNLVVTEAWPLDTEREGRVNSQETAALASSIYIVARKMPRNPTGFYNDVRNELQQHLDAKLHRLWEEGIGGGDFFIAAIGSAIEVFGKYAQVMDYEGNIVRADRLLEDVRSIATNYAVKQILHNGFAAEITPMARFYVLWRWNYGEALVPFDEANKLAHSCGLDLSLQFSKNGFIKKEKEFVRMLGPQGRKLDDLDDPRDMIDVMHKALLLWEKGQRSEMVKALSDRGFGKSEAFYRVAQAISETLPLESKEKKLLDGFLAGRDRVQEEVEKSESQGRLL; the protein is encoded by the coding sequence ATGAGCAACGGCAAGCAGGCTAAAGGTCAGAATGAGGCGCGTGATTTCCGTCGCTTTATCGAAGAATCTTTCCCCGTCAAAGAGGTGGGCGAAGCGTCTGCGTACGAGAAGAATATCCGTCAAGGACATATCAGCACGTTGCACATCTGGTGGGCGCGCCGTCCGCTTGCCGCCAGCCGCGCCACTGCCTATGCCGCGCTGACGCCCGCGCCCAAAGACGCCGAAGAATGGCAGAAGAAGCGCGATTTCATTGTCCAGTTGAGCCAGTGGGAGAACTCGAACAACCAGAGCCTGCTGGAACGCGCCCGCCGAGAGATATTGGAAGCGAACGGCGGCGTGCCGCCCAAAGTGCTCGACCCGTTCTCGGGCGGCGGTTCGTACCCGTTGGAGGCATTGCGCCTGGGGTGCGAATCCTACGCCAACGATTACAACCCCGTGGCGGTGCTAGTCGAGAAAGCCACAATGGAATACCCGCAGAAATTTGGGCGTCCGTTTGAGGGAATGCCTGATTGGGCGAAACCTGACCTCACTCCTAGCCCCTCCCCCGAGAAGAGAGGGGAAAAAGGAAAGGGAAAGAAGAAGCAGGAGGAACAACCCGCTCTTTTCGACCCGACAATTGGTTCGGAATCAACAGACTTTAATCCACTCCTGAACGCGGTGCGGTATTGGGGAAAACATGTCTTGGAGGAAGCATATAAAGAATTAGAAGAATTTTATCCTTCTGATCCTGATGGCAGTCTTCCCGTCGGCTATATTTGGGCAAGAACAATTCCATGTCAAAACCCGTCTTGTGGAAAAGAAATACCACTCATGCGTGGCTTTTGGCTTGCAAAAGGTACCCGCAACATTGCACTTTATCCAGAAGTTGTCAAAGGCGATTTAAAGTTTCGTGTTGTAGGTGACGACTATGACAAAATGCCAAAAGATTTCAACCCTGAAAACGGGACGGTCAATCGCGCCGTAGCAACATGCCTGCACTGCGGTGCAGTTGTTGACGGAGAAACCACTCGAAAACTGTTTCAAGATAAAAAATCAGGTCAGCGTCTGATTGCTGTGGCGTTGATAAAGCGGAAAACTAAAGGAAAGATCTATAGAATTGCAACAAACAAAGATATTGATATTTTCCACAAAGCAGAGCAGGTTCTTAAACAAAAGCGTGAAAAACTGATGCCTGAATGGGGAATGGACCCTATTCCTGATGAGCCGATGAACACTAAAGATCCCAATACTGTTGCTGGTAGAGGGTATGGTTATACAAGATGGGAAGAACTGTTTAATTCAAGACAGAAATTGTCGTTGATAACTTTTATTGAAAAAGTTCGGCAGATAGCAGTACATCAAATTGACAATCAAAACCCGGAGTTTTTCAAAGCAGTTGCTACTTACTTAGCATTTGGAATTGATAGACTTGCAGATTTTGGCTCGACGTTATGCCTCTGGAATTACACTGGTGGTCGTGGAGTAAAAGGAACGTTTGCACGACAGGCTTTGCCAATGGTTTGGGATTATGCCGAAGCAAACCCTTTTAATCCTGAAGCCGCTGGATGGGAAACAGCAATTGAAAAAAATAATGATTGGATTGCCCACGCTAGTTTGACATCAAATAAGCCTGTAATCTCTACGCAAAGTTCGGCTGTTTCTCTTCCGTATGAAGAAAACTATTTCGATGCAATACTAACTGATCCGCCATATTACGATAATATAAATTATGCAGAATTATCCGACTTTTTCTATGTTTGGCTAAAAAGGTCAATTGGTTTTCTTTACCCTGAGTTGTTTTCTACACCCCTTGTTCCAAAACAAGGTGAAATTGTTGCTAATGCTATCCGCCAAGGTGGGCAGGAAAAAGCGACACAATTCTTTGATGAAATGCTGAAAAAAGCATTTCAAGAAACTTATCGAGTCTTAAAGCCCAATGGCATTGCTGTTATTGTTTATGCACATAAATCAACAAAGGGATGGGAAGTTCTTGTAGACTCTTTACTGGATTCAAATCTTGTTGTTACTGAAGCATGGCCTCTTGACACCGAAAGGGAAGGCAGAGTCAATTCACAAGAAACCGCAGCACTTGCGTCGTCAATTTACATTGTTGCACGAAAAATGCCGCGAAACCCAACAGGTTTCTATAATGACGTTCGCAATGAATTGCAGCAACATTTAGACGCCAAACTTCATCGCCTGTGGGAAGAAGGCATTGGCGGCGGAGATTTCTTCATTGCCGCCATTGGTTCCGCCATCGAGGTCTTTGGCAAGTATGCGCAGGTGATGGATTATGAAGGCAACATCGTCCGCGCTGACCGCCTGCTGGAAGATGTCCGCTCGATTGCGACGAATTACGCCGTCAAGCAAATCTTGCACAACGGCTTTGCGGCAGAGATCACGCCGATGGCAAGGTTCTACGTCCTCTGGCGCTGGAACTACGGCGAAGCACTTGTCCCCTTTGATGAAGCCAATAAACTGGCGCATTCGTGCGGTCTCGACCTGAGTCTGCAATTCAGCAAGAACGGCTTCATCAAGAAGGAGAAGGAATTTGTCCGCATGTTGGGTCCGCAAGGGCGCAAACTGGACGACCTGGACGATCCGCGCGACATGATCGACGTGATGCACAAGGCATTGCTGCTCTGGGAGAAAGGTCAACGCAGCGAGATGGTCAAGGCGCTGTCCGACCGTGGCTTCGGCAAGAGTGAGGCTTTCTATCGTGTGGCACAGGCGATCTCCGAGACACTTCCGCTGGAGAGCAAGGAAAAGAAGTTGCTCGATGGGTTCCTGGCGGGGAGGGATCGTGTCCAGGAGGAAGTGGAGAAGAGTGAAAGTCAAGGGAGATTGTTGTGA
- a CDS encoding DUF499 domain-containing protein produces the protein MTLRELIKQGEGNRLEFKSTLQWDIRQGVKSESLRKMVLKTIAAFLNSEGGTLLIGVEDDGSIYGLEADLELVGKSRDRFEQLISTLLVEQLGAAYATPPMFKARFENIEGKTVYVVEVQPSSEPVFLKGEKGKELYVRVQTVTRDLDAKDTMEYIKSHWGEVNKRKKASSSHEGESNFMIGAFHTIAIPHDDILQGKLTMDVFAADLWEVFKGRGVEEYRNPDLFFQKTYETEGLKTLLDVVEKRLKGKGGDPVLQIQTPFGGGKTHTLIAMYHKAKEWGAKPVVMVGTTMSAKETLWGMLEEQLTGKKKNFKDMVAPGRTDELREMLINAGPVLILMDEVLEYITKALGVTVGESTLAEQTIAFMQELTETVSMLNNIVLVVTLPSSNMPNMQSAKAQQFLQSLQQVSGRVEKIYTPVQEHEITSVIRLRLFSKIDQKKASKVINQFVEYATHESLLPSGVEASEYRAQFEASYPFLPDVVEILYHRWGSYSTFQRTRGALRLLALVIHNLKDMSAPYITLANFDLSNQEIRRELLKHIGAEFDSVVAADITSAEAGAQKVNTNLGKAYQGLKLGERVATTVFMYSFSGGVERGATLTEIKRNATTTENPSATVAEAVEELKGRLFYIQNQSSKYFFSNQANLNHLLLVKMDNVQETEVKALEERLLRENVRTDKFKTYIWRSESADIPDIPDLKLVVLSENNPAAIKTILEEKGGSPRVNRNTVFFLVPMPSERVAFGNTVRRFLAYQALQSDITLKLTADQMSEIKTNQKRLESDLAEGLRRLYRQVYLPAKNGIKDSDLGVPTSGYSGYIDQEVYERLRSDGEILEKIAPLVIREKFLKDRDFVSTTQLYQSSLKTPGEARATSQQAWDTGIAEGVRQGLFGLGEVKDDKPICQYYKQELTVAFTDNEALIKAEICLAQIKERETQTTFTPSGSASSGGISEPSPVLPNAGGASTSTGLPDKGLKQLSFNFTVPKGKVANLMGVLNYLQSKYEHMDISLHLDRGQMTEQEYEDKVKEAFRQMGIDIE, from the coding sequence ATGACCCTTAGAGAACTTATCAAACAAGGCGAAGGCAATCGTCTCGAATTCAAAAGCACCTTGCAGTGGGATATTAGGCAGGGCGTAAAAAGCGAGTCTCTGCGAAAGATGGTTCTGAAAACCATCGCGGCATTCCTCAATTCGGAAGGCGGAACGCTCCTGATTGGCGTTGAGGACGATGGCAGTATTTATGGCTTGGAAGCAGATCTTGAACTGGTCGGGAAATCGCGTGACCGCTTTGAGCAATTAATCTCCACGCTGCTGGTTGAACAGTTGGGCGCTGCATACGCAACGCCACCGATGTTCAAGGCTCGCTTCGAGAACATCGAAGGGAAAACGGTCTATGTCGTTGAAGTCCAGCCGTCGTCCGAACCTGTCTTCCTAAAAGGCGAAAAAGGTAAGGAACTTTACGTCCGCGTTCAAACCGTGACCCGAGATTTGGACGCGAAGGATACAATGGAATATATCAAGTCGCATTGGGGGGAAGTCAACAAAAGAAAAAAGGCTTCCTCATCTCATGAAGGAGAATCAAATTTTATGATTGGCGCATTTCACACCATCGCAATCCCACATGACGATATTCTGCAAGGCAAATTGACAATGGATGTCTTTGCCGCCGACCTTTGGGAAGTGTTCAAAGGTCGCGGGGTCGAAGAATACCGCAACCCTGATCTGTTCTTCCAAAAGACCTACGAAACCGAAGGTCTCAAAACCCTGTTGGACGTGGTTGAAAAGCGACTCAAAGGCAAGGGCGGTGACCCCGTCTTGCAGATTCAAACTCCGTTTGGCGGCGGTAAAACGCACACCCTCATCGCCATGTATCACAAGGCGAAAGAATGGGGCGCGAAGCCTGTGGTGATGGTCGGGACGACCATGTCCGCGAAGGAAACGCTGTGGGGAATGCTCGAAGAACAACTGACAGGCAAGAAAAAGAACTTCAAAGACATGGTAGCGCCAGGGCGCACCGATGAACTTCGCGAGATGCTCATCAATGCTGGTCCCGTATTGATTTTGATGGATGAGGTTCTGGAATACATCACCAAAGCGCTTGGCGTGACGGTTGGTGAAAGTACTCTTGCAGAACAAACCATTGCCTTCATGCAAGAACTGACCGAGACGGTTAGTATGTTGAACAATATCGTTCTAGTGGTCACATTACCCTCTAGCAATATGCCCAATATGCAATCTGCCAAGGCACAACAATTCCTGCAAAGCCTGCAACAGGTTTCAGGTCGCGTTGAGAAGATCTATACGCCGGTGCAGGAACACGAAATTACAAGCGTCATCCGTTTGCGCTTGTTCTCTAAGATCGATCAGAAGAAAGCCAGCAAAGTTATCAATCAATTCGTCGAATACGCCACTCACGAATCTCTTCTGCCTTCAGGTGTTGAAGCCTCTGAATATCGCGCTCAATTCGAAGCCTCCTACCCATTTTTGCCGGATGTGGTCGAAATTCTGTATCACCGCTGGGGAAGTTATTCCACGTTTCAACGTACACGCGGCGCATTGCGCTTGCTGGCATTAGTTATTCACAACCTAAAGGATATGTCTGCGCCCTACATCACGTTGGCGAACTTTGACCTATCAAATCAAGAAATCCGCCGTGAATTGCTCAAACACATCGGTGCCGAGTTCGACAGCGTCGTAGCAGCAGATATAACAAGCGCCGAAGCTGGCGCGCAAAAGGTAAACACCAATTTGGGCAAAGCCTATCAAGGGCTAAAACTGGGTGAACGTGTCGCTACCACTGTCTTTATGTATTCCTTCTCGGGTGGTGTAGAACGGGGTGCTACTCTTACTGAGATCAAGCGTAATGCGACCACCACAGAGAACCCCTCCGCAACAGTAGCGGAAGCCGTTGAGGAACTTAAAGGACGATTGTTCTACATTCAAAATCAGTCCAGCAAGTATTTCTTCAGCAATCAAGCGAACCTAAATCACTTGCTTCTGGTCAAAATGGATAATGTGCAAGAAACAGAAGTCAAAGCTCTTGAAGAAAGGCTGTTGCGTGAAAATGTCCGCACAGATAAGTTCAAAACTTATATCTGGCGATCTGAAAGCGCAGATATTCCTGATATTCCCGATTTGAAATTGGTTGTGCTATCGGAAAATAATCCAGCAGCTATCAAAACTATTTTGGAAGAAAAAGGCGGTTCGCCGCGCGTTAACCGCAATACAGTTTTCTTCCTTGTCCCCATGCCAAGCGAAAGAGTGGCGTTTGGGAATACGGTTCGTCGTTTTCTGGCGTATCAGGCATTACAAAGTGACATCACGCTAAAACTCACTGCCGATCAGATGAGTGAAATCAAAACTAATCAGAAACGATTGGAAAGCGATTTAGCAGAAGGCTTGCGCAGACTTTATAGGCAAGTCTATTTGCCAGCCAAGAATGGCATCAAGGATAGCGACCTTGGTGTCCCGACGTCTGGATATTCTGGGTACATCGATCAAGAAGTTTATGAACGTTTACGTTCCGATGGTGAAATCCTTGAAAAGATTGCGCCTTTGGTTATCCGCGAAAAGTTCTTGAAAGACCGTGATTTTGTTTCTACGACACAGTTGTATCAGTCCAGTTTGAAGACGCCCGGTGAAGCACGTGCAACCAGCCAACAAGCCTGGGATACTGGTATTGCAGAGGGAGTACGGCAAGGTTTATTTGGCTTGGGTGAAGTCAAAGACGACAAGCCAATTTGTCAGTACTATAAACAAGAGTTAACTGTCGCTTTTACAGACAATGAAGCACTTATCAAAGCGGAAATCTGCCTAGCACAAATCAAAGAACGAGAGACACAAACTACATTTACACCCAGTGGCAGTGCTTCCTCAGGAGGAATTAGTGAACCATCTCCTGTTTTACCAAATGCTGGTGGAGCATCTACATCAACAGGCTTGCCAGATAAAGGTTTGAAACAGTTGTCTTTCAATTTCACTGTGCCAAAGGGAAAAGTCGCCAATCTCATGGGCGTATTGAACTATCTCCAAAGTAAGTATGAACACATGGATATCAGCCTTCATCTAGACAGAGGTCAAATGACTGAACAGGAGTACGAGGACAAAGTCAAAGAAGCTTTCCGGCAAATGGGAATTGATATTGAATAA
- a CDS encoding CBS domain-containing protein, translating to MNNQRRVSGWIIFSAIFSGIAFYGLLFVLVRCFPLWTGRKIENEWILVLISAIPLLIVLAFLLAGNVSKASIAGMEFEFDKPVSANLLEKLEVHPEVLATQKKGGIQELYKIINYDLEQITKSKILLVALDKAGKRVGFIPLRQYIHVLSRRAFLEYVVFVDESGKYLGFTTAKRFITKFPKSELEQLVEDMENDLAKRKITNVKSFPLARMLRERSTVTHVRTLIEEQWSKPYKKEKVASDDLERLGALHVHVEDKTDVKFVFWTLTKYDVPGIPVTDTNGKFLGIFTKNKITDTIISQLLDKSVKSDKKA from the coding sequence ATGAATAATCAACGAAGAGTAAGCGGCTGGATAATTTTCAGCGCGATATTCAGCGGTATTGCCTTCTATGGCTTGTTGTTTGTTCTGGTTAGATGTTTTCCTTTGTGGACAGGCAGGAAAATTGAGAACGAATGGATACTTGTCCTGATATCTGCAATTCCATTGCTAATTGTGTTGGCGTTTTTACTTGCAGGAAATGTTTCCAAGGCAAGCATAGCAGGAATGGAGTTCGAGTTTGACAAGCCAGTCTCCGCAAATCTACTCGAGAAGCTCGAGGTTCATCCTGAAGTTCTTGCAACCCAAAAGAAAGGAGGGATTCAAGAACTATATAAGATCATCAACTACGATCTTGAGCAGATCACGAAATCGAAGATATTGCTTGTAGCATTAGACAAAGCAGGGAAACGAGTAGGTTTTATACCGCTACGGCAATACATCCACGTGCTATCACGCCGGGCATTCTTGGAATATGTTGTTTTTGTTGACGAATCTGGAAAATACTTAGGGTTTACAACCGCAAAAAGATTTATTACCAAGTTCCCAAAATCCGAACTTGAGCAATTAGTTGAAGATATGGAAAATGATCTTGCAAAAAGAAAAATCACCAATGTAAAAAGTTTTCCGCTTGCAAGGATGTTAAGAGAGCGCTCAACGGTTACACATGTACGCACATTGATTGAAGAGCAATGGTCTAAGCCTTATAAAAAGGAAAAGGTCGCCAGTGACGATTTGGAACGATTAGGGGCTTTACATGTCCATGTAGAAGATAAAACTGATGTCAAATTTGTGTTTTGGACATTAACCAAATACGATGTGCCAGGAATTCCTGTAACTGACACTAACGGCAAATTCCTTGGGATATTCACGAAAAATAAAATAACTGACACAATCATTTCGCAACTCCTTGATAAAAGCGTCAAATCGGATAAAAAAGCATGA
- a CDS encoding ASCH domain-containing protein, with translation MTKEIQNRALSVRQPLAEQIMRGTKKIEYRSRNTNIRGRVYIYASKKPRVDIYKKMKVEPGTFPAGVLVGTVEIVDCKEKSGEYHWILAKPKRLKKLVKPKSQPQPVWFKPFKE, from the coding sequence ATGACCAAAGAAATTCAAAATCGTGCTCTCAGTGTCCGCCAACCTCTTGCCGAGCAAATCATGCGCGGAACGAAGAAAATCGAGTACCGAAGCAGGAATACGAACATACGGGGCAGGGTGTATATCTATGCCAGCAAAAAACCAAGAGTGGATATTTATAAGAAAATGAAAGTCGAGCCCGGCACTTTTCCTGCCGGAGTGTTGGTAGGAACAGTCGAGATCGTCGATTGCAAGGAAAAGTCCGGCGAATATCACTGGATATTGGCGAAACCAAAGCGATTGAAAAAGTTGGTCAAGCCCAAGTCCCAGCCGCAGCCTGTTTGGTTCAAACCGTTTAAGGAGTAA
- a CDS encoding GIY-YIG nuclease family protein, producing MKTRKPMIQAYIRMWPREVYSLKDKNKHLESVRKELRQKPGIYILYHNGQPYYVGQAKNLWYRIRNHATNQNAKHYHLWTHFSAFILSDTDHISELEGLVIAAFGIVTANSSKMRMKRILLPKDAAKRLAK from the coding sequence ATGAAAACAAGAAAACCAATGATACAAGCTTATATTCGAATGTGGCCTCGCGAAGTATATAGTCTAAAAGATAAAAACAAGCATTTAGAAAGTGTTCGAAAAGAGTTGAGGCAAAAACCTGGTATATATATCTTGTACCATAACGGGCAACCTTATTACGTAGGTCAGGCAAAAAACCTTTGGTATCGAATTCGCAATCATGCTACAAATCAAAACGCTAAACATTATCACCTCTGGACACACTTCTCTGCGTTTATTCTTTCTGACACGGACCACATAAGCGAATTGGAAGGACTTGTGATTGCGGCATTTGGAATAGTGACAGCAAATAGCTCTAAAATGCGCATGAAAAGGATTCTATTACCTAAAGACGCAGCGAAGAGGCTTGCAAAATGA
- a CDS encoding DUF4101 domain-containing protein: protein MEIDLDVVELSIQVTMDSDGDVVLGGDFSLSTLGPVGVGWTAGFEKVLYEAQRDEPALFILWEDPSGEIWREKYIIGQPFSVTFDNDQWVREIKSVDKSIIVAVEPVESAPEYSDLQEDVRSLVERWDVAHYYADRYWDTGELSSVLSGAALEEQLDTVDFLKSNNCYWEIYELMTPKIIYFEAVGTRSLIVDVRKNWDMDLYCNGQKDKDDDGYFTMRYNIDEINGAWFITEKRVIARQ, encoded by the coding sequence TTGGAAATCGACCTCGATGTTGTCGAATTATCCATTCAGGTCACAATGGATTCCGATGGAGACGTGGTCCTCGGCGGGGATTTTTCTTTATCAACCCTTGGCCCGGTTGGAGTAGGCTGGACAGCAGGGTTTGAAAAGGTCTTATATGAGGCGCAAAGGGATGAGCCCGCATTATTCATTCTTTGGGAAGACCCGTCTGGTGAAATCTGGCGGGAGAAATATATAATCGGTCAACCGTTCAGCGTAACATTCGATAATGACCAGTGGGTTAGAGAAATCAAGTCGGTGGACAAAAGTATTATCGTCGCAGTTGAGCCGGTCGAATCCGCGCCGGAATACAGTGATTTACAAGAGGACGTTCGATCTCTGGTGGAACGATGGGATGTGGCTCATTATTATGCAGATCGGTATTGGGATACTGGTGAACTATCCTCTGTTCTAAGCGGAGCCGCATTGGAAGAACAGCTCGATACTGTTGATTTTCTCAAATCCAATAATTGTTATTGGGAAATATATGAGTTGATGACGCCGAAGATAATTTACTTTGAAGCAGTTGGTACCCGATCCCTTATAGTGGATGTTAGAAAGAATTGGGATATGGATTTATATTGCAATGGACAGAAGGACAAGGACGACGATGGGTATTTCACAATGAGATATAACATTGATGAAATTAATGGGGCTTGGTTTATCACTGAGAAACGGGTCATTGCAAGGCAGTGA
- a CDS encoding DUF262 domain-containing protein, whose amino-acid sequence MQQLTNIDTIFKKKIFRIPDYQRGYAWQKRQLTDFWEDLISLEDGRNHYTGVLSLEETPKEKWEQWESDRWIIENRGYTPYLVVDGQQRLTTCVILIQAILETAQNLSQNNFQNKDDFEICDMKISDIRKDFIFIKRSNSIVRSYIFGYEKDNPSYEFLKTRIFNEESSSALNQETLYTHNLENAKAFFKENLIAIAEDQRLAALENIFQKVTRHLLFNEYILQNDVDVFVAFETMNNRGKKLSDLELLKNRLIYLTTLYREDIPEKAELRKRINDAWKEIYYQLGKNKLNPLNDDDFLRAHWIMFFKYSRNTGGDYINFLLDEQFSPKKVLERVPIFTGIQEVAEIRDEEDEAGLENDELEEAEMQAESKLKIQEVSDFAASIQKTSEHWYNSFNPLSITNWSTEEQNWVDRLNRIGISYFRPLVVSSFMNKEVTSGQRIDLFKAIERFIFIGFRLSQTRSNYRSSEFYNASRELYYGSKTTDEIINALNTRLAFAFNENGSFRINSFFDFIETKFKYGSGYYSWSGIRYFLYEYEQHLFNQSKNKTQKISWDQFITQKDMVTIEHILPQSPTDKCWRDNFGFFEKDQLNALTNSLGNLLALSQPKNSSLQNHCYSEKRANREVSHGYFNGSYSENRVAEQYQDWTFESIRERGLALLEFMEERWAIRLGDEYTKLRLLKLDFLTDDQIPQWQKAQNEFEIMDTDEDQDTDETEASSRRDWEGRADPGAMKIVDILIEIIATISQPVVHYNNNHISIETIGKNFIWLYPKKSASIRVRLKLYKDRDEVVRKLASEGLDCKNGTNPSFARLYLTLNDLNQNKKHIVEAINTAERLSH is encoded by the coding sequence ATGCAACAACTTACGAATATCGATACAATCTTCAAGAAGAAAATATTCCGCATTCCGGATTATCAACGCGGGTACGCCTGGCAAAAGAGGCAACTAACAGATTTTTGGGAAGATCTTATTTCTTTGGAAGATGGAAGAAATCACTACACAGGTGTTCTTTCTCTTGAAGAGACCCCTAAGGAAAAGTGGGAGCAATGGGAGTCGGATAGATGGATCATTGAAAATCGAGGTTACACTCCCTATCTCGTTGTTGATGGCCAACAGCGACTCACTACCTGTGTGATCTTGATCCAGGCGATCCTTGAAACGGCCCAAAACCTCTCTCAGAATAACTTCCAAAACAAGGATGATTTTGAAATTTGCGATATGAAAATCAGTGATATTCGCAAAGATTTCATCTTCATCAAGCGCAGCAACAGCATCGTTCGATCGTATATCTTTGGGTATGAAAAAGATAACCCCAGTTATGAGTTTCTCAAAACGAGGATTTTCAACGAAGAATCATCCAGCGCACTAAATCAAGAAACTCTTTACACCCACAATCTGGAAAACGCAAAGGCGTTTTTCAAAGAAAATTTAATCGCAATTGCCGAAGATCAGCGGTTGGCGGCGCTGGAAAATATTTTTCAGAAAGTCACCAGGCACCTGCTCTTCAATGAATACATTCTTCAAAATGACGTTGACGTTTTTGTAGCATTTGAAACGATGAACAATCGCGGCAAGAAATTGAGCGATCTCGAATTGCTCAAAAACCGCTTAATTTACTTGACCACGCTATACCGCGAGGATATACCGGAAAAAGCAGAACTTCGCAAACGCATTAATGATGCCTGGAAGGAAATATACTATCAACTAGGCAAGAACAAATTAAATCCATTAAACGATGACGACTTCTTAAGAGCGCATTGGATCATGTTTTTTAAATACAGCCGCAACACAGGGGGCGACTATATCAACTTCCTGCTCGATGAGCAGTTTTCTCCAAAGAAGGTGCTTGAGCGGGTACCGATTTTTACTGGTATCCAGGAAGTAGCGGAAATCAGGGATGAAGAGGATGAAGCTGGACTCGAAAACGACGAGTTAGAAGAAGCGGAAATGCAAGCCGAGTCAAAACTAAAAATCCAGGAGGTATCAGACTTCGCGGCAAGCATTCAAAAAACCTCTGAACACTGGTACAACTCTTTTAATCCTCTTTCAATCACGAATTGGAGTACCGAGGAGCAAAATTGGGTTGACCGTCTCAACCGGATCGGGATAAGTTATTTTCGCCCGCTTGTTGTCAGTTCGTTCATGAATAAAGAGGTTACATCTGGTCAACGAATTGATCTCTTCAAAGCCATCGAGCGATTTATCTTCATCGGCTTCAGACTTTCACAAACGCGTAGCAATTATCGCAGCAGTGAATTTTATAACGCAAGCCGGGAGTTGTATTACGGCAGCAAAACAACAGACGAGATTATCAACGCCCTAAATACGCGCCTTGCCTTCGCCTTCAATGAAAATGGCTCCTTTAGAATAAACTCCTTCTTTGATTTTATTGAAACCAAATTCAAATACGGAAGTGGGTACTACAGCTGGAGCGGTATTCGTTACTTTTTATATGAATATGAACAACACCTGTTTAACCAGTCTAAAAATAAGACGCAGAAAATTTCGTGGGACCAGTTCATTACACAGAAGGATATGGTTACCATTGAGCATATCCTTCCCCAATCACCTACTGACAAATGCTGGAGGGATAATTTTGGTTTTTTTGAAAAAGACCAACTTAATGCTTTGACCAACTCGCTGGGCAATCTATTAGCTTTATCACAGCCAAAAAATTCCAGCCTCCAAAATCATTGCTACTCAGAAAAGCGTGCAAATCGGGAAGTCTCACATGGATACTTCAACGGATCTTATTCTGAGAATCGAGTCGCTGAGCAGTATCAGGATTGGACATTTGAATCCATTCGAGAACGCGGGCTGGCATTGCTGGAATTCATGGAAGAGCGCTGGGCAATCCGCCTTGGCGATGAATACACCAAACTAAGATTACTTAAACTTGATTTTCTAACCGACGATCAAATTCCACAATGGCAGAAAGCTCAAAATGAATTTGAAATAATGGATACTGATGAAGATCAGGATACCGATGAAACTGAGGCTAGTTCTCGGCGCGACTGGGAAGGGCGTGCCGATCCAGGAGCGATGAAAATAGTTGATATTCTGATAGAGATTATCGCCACAATCTCGCAACCGGTGGTTCATTACAACAATAATCATATATCCATCGAAACTATTGGGAAGAATTTCATCTGGCTCTACCCTAAAAAATCTGCCTCTATACGAGTCCGGCTAAAACTTTACAAAGACAGGGATGAAGTTGTCAGAAAATTAGCAAGTGAGGGATTGGATTGCAAAAATGGCACTAACCCTTCCTTTGCAAGATTGTACTTGACCCTAAACGACCTGAATCAAAACAAGAAACATATTGTTGAGGCAATTAATACAGCAGAAAGACTTTCACATTAA